In Armatimonadota bacterium, the sequence GGATACCAGTAGTGGCTGAGGGCCAGATCGTCGGTCGGCATCTTGCGCACTGACATCAGGTAGCGGTCGTAGTCGCTAATTGAGCTCGGAAAGTGGTCGTCATTCTGTCCGGCGTAGAGACTCACCGCCCCAAACAGCTTGTGGAGCCGAGCCATCTCGTTGTCGTACTTCAGCTTGTACTTGATCTGGTTTGCTATCGGCTTTCCGATGGCGTAGGCGACAGCGATCAGCAGACAGGTCACCAACAGCTCCCCGAAAAATGTCGACCGCCTCATACCGATAATCCGTACTCCCGCCCAGGCCTTTAGACGCGATCGAAGCGCCAATGATCCATCAGACGGACACCAGCAATATTATCGGCTATCGGCACGCCAAAAATGACGAAAGCCCTTTCCAATTTCGATATAAAGTAATTTACGGGTGGCTCGTTCGTAAATCGTCGATAATAAGAACATTGCCGGTCCACACAGAGTCGAGTCGTGCTTGCGACCATATTTCGACATCCGAATCGTTGTCCTTAACATTTATGGAGCCATCTCTATTAGTACCTAGTACTGCGACAAAGTGTTCATTTTCCAACTCCACGATCGCACCAGAGTACTTGCTTAGCATTTGGGGACAACTAAAGTGAAAGCCGTTTAATTGGAATCCAAAGTGTTTCGCCGTGGTCTTTAACTGGTCAAAGCTGACCAATCCGTCCTTCGTTGAAATGTTAGCCATTACTTCATCGTACGAAACGGGCCTACCGCTTTTACGCAACAAGGCAGTCAAACTACTAACACCGCATTGAAGAGTATTAGTTGCATGTCCACAACCGCAAAGCAGGGCTAATACTATTAATGATCCTTGCGCCTTCGAAAAACAACCTTCCATAAGCAAGCCAACAGTAGCCCCGAGCCGGAGAGCACGAAGATATTTCCCAGGGCAAGGGAACTCTTGCCTCCGCCTTTGTGTCCCGCTTCACCCCAGTATACGAGATCGCCGTTCGCAGCTACTTTATATAGTCGTCCATCATCGGACCCAATAGTGGCAGACACAGGCATTTTCGGCACATCCGAAGGCCAATCATTTCCTGAGTAGGGCCTTACATTAACCAAATCCACTTCTGATGCCGTTCCCTCAGCTAATTGACTGCCGTTGAATACTCCACTCCAAATATTAGCGCTTTTGGCAACCCAAACTCCGCTTATACGAATAAATTCATTGATATGGTAGCCTGAACGAACATTCTTTTCACGCAGTTCAATAGCAGAAGCAAGCATACCCTTTGATCTTAAAAGTGTTATTGTAATGTCCTCTCCGCGGTATTTGCCGGTCACTTCTATGGATTCTCCGCGGTCGCTTACAACTGGGGAATCAATTTCGTCTAGATGCTTCTCTATGGTCCCTCGCACCCAAACTCGCCCGATAGCGCCACTTGCATAAGCGACATCCCATCTTTCATCCAAGAAACCCGTCAAAAAACTCTGGTGCCCTTTGTCTGTTTTGAACATTTCGTATTTCAAGACGCTCCCATCGTGCGGTTCATTGATTAGTAATCTGGTACCAGGCTCAACGCCGGGTTTTGTCTCTCGCACTTGCTTTTCAACGATCCAATTGCTTCCATTCAAGAGCCACCTGTATGAGCCTTCAAAAGCAATTCCTTGCCCAACGGGATCACTCAGTTTGGGCGCTTGCACGCTAAAATACTTTGTTGTTACTGTAGCCTCACCAATAATCTGTGAGCTATTGTCTTGCGCTAGGGCAATCTGCTTTTGGATATCTTGAATGCTTAAGGCAAAGGCCAACTCCGGCAATACCAAGAGCCAGATGGCTATGGAAAATACCGGAATTAGCCGCCGCCCTCCAATTTTCATTGGAGGGTGAATCATTAGGAACCGCCCGAGGGAGGTGTATCGATGACGCAGGTCGAGGAAGTTGTGTAATCAGTCCTCGACACGGTCGTGCAAGCGGAGTCCGCGTAATACATCACCTCATTGCACGCTACGTCCGGCAGTGCAACACAAGTGTCAGAGCCTAAAGCCCATCCGCATTCAAGGTGACTATGCCAGACCTGCTTGTAGTAGATGTTGATTCCAAATTCATCGGTCCCGTAATACGTACATGGCACGGGCTGCTCATTGCAACCAAGTCGGCACGTTGAACCCGCCCCTCTGGTCAGGTTCATTTCAGCACGTGTCAACGGCCGACTTGTTGGCGAGTTGCTTTCAGTCTGCCTTGGCATTGTCGAGTATCCTGTGGCAACTAGACAAACCAGGGGTAAAACTATCACTATGTTAGTTATATTTCTCTTCATGTTTCCTATTCTCAGTTAGAGATGTGTTGAGTTACGTGTAAATTCCTCAAGCACTGAAAGGCAAGGGCACACGTAAGAACCGCAAAAGTTGCTGACTGCCATGGCGCAAGTTTTAGAAGGGCCCCAAAGCATGAGCACGGTGCCTTCAGATCTTGCAACCACCGCCAAAGGGAGTACCCAAACAGTAGCGATGAAAAGCCAGCGTAAGTGACGAATCCAAATGAAAGCGTTTTCCTAAGCATCAGAAGTACGGAGATCAGAAGTTCAACGAAAATTACACTATAAGCGACGACCTTAACTAATAGCGGCGGAAACAGACCAGACCTATCAATAGTTGCAATGATCTCCTGAGGATGCTGAACCTTCGTAATTGCAGCGACAATCATGACACCACCTAGGAAAATTCTTGAAGCGGGAACTACCCACCTCCATTTGGATTTCAGTACGAGCGCCACGCCACCTCTAAGCCGGAGTGAGTCAACAACTTGACATGCCCGTCGGCGAAAGCAATCTCGTACCGATAATCGAACACTTTAGCCTGAAAGTCGTCCAGGCTATCTGATGCCAGCGCAACGAGAGAAGTCCCATGCCAGTGACCAGCCAGATCGGCCAAAGTATTTACCTTCGATGGGTCCTTAAGCCCCGTGTCTTGCGCACCCACCAAACCAAGTTCTGTTCGATACTCGTAGCTGCTACCACATGCCTCATAGACAGACGGAGTAAACTCCATTTTCTCAGGAAAGGCGCTTTCTACGACATTGGTACCTGAATCTTCAGGGCAGCGAAAAGTTGCAAAGGATTTAGTGTATGGCATAAGGATGTGATGCAATAGCGGCACCGATTCAATTTGAGCCGCGGGCGGGAAGGATCCTGGACGCACCAAATCAGCGCAATCTTTTCCTCTGGGAAAGACATTGTCATTGTCGGCTGAATATAGTAGAATTGCATTGCTTATTTGGGACAGATTTGCAGTGCATACTGTTCTTTTAGAGGCTCGTTTAGCAGAAGTAATTACTGGCATCAGGAGTCCGGTCAGGATAAGAAGCACGCTGACGACAATCATTAATTCTATCATTGTGAAACCACTCACTTCCCCTCTCTTGGTCTTACGTACAGCAGACATCGCCCTATAACTCACGCTCCAGCATTTTCGTGCCTTCTTTCTTCCTCGCACGGTACCAACAACACGGGACAAGTTGTACCCTTCAAATAGAAATCAACACGTGATTGACATTATAACGTATTTTCCAGGAAATTATCGCAATT encodes:
- a CDS encoding DoxX family membrane protein, which encodes MALVLKSKWRWVVPASRIFLGGVMIVAAITKVQHPQEIIATIDRSGLFPPLLVKVVAYSVIFVELLISVLLMLRKTLSFGFVTYAGFSSLLFGYSLWRWLQDLKAPCSCFGALLKLAPWQSATFAVLTCALAFQCLRNLHVTQHISN
- a CDS encoding prepilin-type N-terminal cleavage/methylation domain-containing protein; this translates as MSAVRKTKRGEVSGFTMIELMIVVSVLLILTGLLMPVITSAKRASKRTVCTANLSQISNAILLYSADNDNVFPRGKDCADLVRPGSFPPAAQIESVPLLHHILMPYTKSFATFRCPEDSGTNVVESAFPEKMEFTPSVYEACGSSYEYRTELGLVGAQDTGLKDPSKVNTLADLAGHWHGTSLVALASDSLDDFQAKVFDYRYEIAFADGHVKLLTHSGLEVAWRSY